A window of the Miscanthus floridulus cultivar M001 chromosome 14, ASM1932011v1, whole genome shotgun sequence genome harbors these coding sequences:
- the LOC136503531 gene encoding uncharacterized protein — MKWLTKVLMDGGSSLNIMYVETLDAIGIDRSCIWTTREPFHIIMLGKQAISIGQIDLPITFGNPSNYKIETLTFKRAYKCEVENCELALATVTFEELIAIRKDIAEGAPDVKQAARSFEPMENVKEVLIDPDNSTNKTVRIGTTISPK; from the exons atgaagtggctcaccaaggtactgatggatgggggtagcagcctcaacatcatgtacgtagAGACACTTGATGCCATAGGCATTGACCGATCATGCATCTGGACGACCAGGGAGCCTTTCCACATCATTATGCTAGGAAAGCAGGCCATATCGATCGGGCAAATTGacttgcccatcacctttgggaatccATCCAACTATAAgatagagaccctcaccttcaag AGGGCCTACAAGTGTGAGGTCGAGAACTGTGAGCTCGCTTTAGCAACCGTCACTTTCGAGGAGCTCATAGCCATCAGGAAGGACATCGCTGAAGGAGCGCCCGATGTGAAGCAGGCGGCCAGATCCTTTGAGCCTATGGAGAacgtcaaggaggtcctcatcGACCCCGACAACTCCACCAACAAGACGGTG